A portion of the Sabethes cyaneus chromosome 3, idSabCyanKW18_F2, whole genome shotgun sequence genome contains these proteins:
- the LOC128740926 gene encoding uncharacterized protein LOC128740926: MSSYINDFNNNIQSYFISSTYGNETLVTNSLNHLALVTDERVFDVSVYGNNAFFVNLHKLMTTGTKKMSLLWSALSVLEAAARCEETRKALVVKFHFLPALTKMLEEIHNGEQQQRLLALIEQLTHGLQLESHEPYVETLLLKLLALMEQNHGHKDKTELVTLALSILVNLCYMNLPMTYLLTKNISISSFCGKIKQFGLVACKMYIILEKNDYLKEMDLHYLLKMSFKEVRNVLASGNSFVLRHVVDYLQYILKHNSRNDGSKENNRNAVNIEDEFFRKNLKEFLEDVDKHASDKTNETGNVSTRKKRKASNEDKKASMESTKDDCMDVLFEILECIVALEPIGEIYLNSMVDLAAKWIQSKQSCAKAVDLLRVILDMTSKGNQADQCTEKFVNSCQKLLIDLLSIVKNNDDKRLLISLCKLLTTIVKVQNALHSELQHMVEPLFQHFFGHVMESKHSFDYSLPDSDILVYLWALHTFNEFANVAPTLWFAKVNNLLNQKPLHFLIAKGLTSGCLELTEAMLHVSASVDFPRREVSQMVSMLATSWRGAHQSTPGTMSAAAPTPWANSTAISRDLLDRMNRTASHIQDVSAAGHINDVTKVELIEFYQLKFNMETQLMDDLRVSLAGMSSQISNLMHQNQLLAAEIEKVQRKNLPLVLKVSAQEAENQSLEKELNHMRCATASYDKKINQMKQELSDYIKKASEKTQQCAALAKEVEAGRVRNENYEKENKRLQHDLAEMTKNRDDSRKLLKIAEEERQKLTEQKTVDRKMFETKIREREREISKHTVLISQLEQQLSDRDAKLEKHEEEAKDLLAQIATKDERIEQIEAELKESESIQKAIYSLMNKKK; the protein is encoded by the exons ATGTCGTCGTATATAAATGATTTCAACAACAACATCCAGTCCTACTTCATAAGTAGCACCTACGGAAACGAAACGTTGGTGACCAATAGTTTGAAt CACCTTGCATTGGTGACCGACGAACGAGTTTTCGATGTGTCCGTCTATGGGAATAATGCATTTTTTGTCAACCTTCACAAGCTAATGACCACCGGAACGAAAAAAATGTCCCTACTGTGGTCCGCCTTGTCGGTGCTGGAAGCAGCCGCTCGGTGCGAGGAAACTCGCAAAGCGTTGGTGGTGAAGTTTCACTTCCTGCCGGCTTTAACAAAAATGCTGGAAGAAATCCATAACggcgagcagcagcagcggttgcTGGCCCTTATCGAACAACTTACGCATGGACTACAGCTGGAAAGTCACGAGCCTTACGTTGAAACCTTGCTGTTGAAGTTGCTCGCCCTGATGGAACAGAATCACGGTCACAAGGATAAAACCGAACTGGTTACGTTGGCTCTCTCGATTTTGGTGAATCTCTGCTACATGAACCTGCCCATGACGTATCTCTTGACGAAAAATATAAGCATTTCATCGTTTTGCGGAAAGATTAAGCAGTTTGGTTTGGTGGCATGTAAGATGTACATTATTTTGGAGAAAAACGATTACCTGAAAGAGATGGACTTGCACTATCTGTTGAAGATGAGCTTCAAAGAGGTTCGGAATGTTTTGGCTTCCGG GAATAGTTTTGTTTTACGACACGTCGTCGATTACCTGCAGTACATTCTTAAACACAACAGTAGAAATGATGGTTCGAAGGAAAATAATCGTAATGCGGTTAATATTGAGGATGAGTTTTTTCGGAAAAATCTCAAAGAATTCCTGGAGGATGTTGATAAGCATGCAAGCGACAAAACAAATGAAACCGGGAACGTCTCCACGAGGAAAAAACGGAAAGCATCAAATGAAGATAAAAAGGCATCGATGGAGTCGACAAAGGACGATTGCATGGATGTTTTGTTCGAAATTCTGGAATGTATCGTTGCGCTCGAACCAATTGGTGAAATTTACTTGAATTCGATGGTTGACTTGGCCGCAAAATGGATTCAGTCCAAGCAAAGCTGCGCCAAAGCAGTTGATCTACTTAGAGTTATTTTGGACATGACTTCAAAAGGAAATCAAGCGGATCAGTGTACGGAAAAGTTTGTAAATTCCTGCCAGAAACTTCTTATCGATCTGCTATCGATAGTTAAAAATAATGATGATAAAAGGTTGCTAATTTCTCTCTGTAAATTACTTACAACGATAGTGAAAGTACAGAACGCTTTACATTCCGAACTACAGCACATGGTTGAACCACTGTTTCAGCATTTCTTTGGCCATGTTATGGAATCGAAACACTCGTTCGATTATTCTCTGCCAGACAGTGATATTCTCGTGTATCTATGGGCATTACACACATTTAATGAATTCGCAAACGTCGCTCCGACGCTCTGGTTCGCCAAGGTGAACAATCTACTGAATCAGAAACCGCTACACTTCCTAATTGCTAAAGGTTTGACGTCCGGTTGCTTGGAACTCACAGAGGCCATGTTGCACGTTTCAGCTTCGGTGGATTTTCCTCGACGAGAAGTTTCCCAAATGGTCAGCATGCTAGCGACCAGTTGGCGTGGAGCCCATCAGTCGACTCCTGGGACAATGTCAGCAGCTGCGCCGACACCTTGGGCAAACTCGACCGCGATCAGTCGCGATCTGCTCGATCGAATGAATCGAACTGCGTCGCACATCCAGGACGTCAGTGCCGCCGGCCACATCAACGATGTGACGAAGGTCGAACTGATCGAATTCTATCAGTTAAAGTTTAACATGGAGACCCAGTTGATGGATGATTTGCGCGTAAGTCTAGCTGGGATGTCTTCTCAGATCAGTAATCTTATGCATCAGAATCAACTTCTGGCAGCGGAAATCGAAAAGGTGCAAAGGAAAAATCTACCCCTGGTGCTGAAAGTGTCGGC ACAAGAAGCAGAGAATCAATCGCTGGAAAAAGAGTTAAATCATATGAGATGTGCTACAGCTTCGTATGATAAGAAGatcaatcaaatgaaacaaGAACTGTCCGATTATATTAAAAAGGCTAGTGAAAAGACACAACAGTGCGCAGCACTGGCGAAGGAGGTTGAAGCCGGTCGAGTGCGAAATGAAAACTACGAAAAGGAGAACAAACGGTTGCAGCACGACCTGGCAGAAATG accAAAAACCGTGACGATTCCCGCAAGCTGCTGAAGATCGCCGAAGAAGAGCGGCAAAAACTGACCGAGCAGAAGACCGTCGACCGTAAGATGTTCGAAACGAAGATCCGCGAGCGGGAACGGGAAATTTCCAAGCACACCGTCCTGATCAGTCAGCTCGAGCAGCAACTGTCGGATCGCGATGCTAAGCTCGAAAAGCACGAGGAAGAAGCGAAGGATCTGCTCGCGCAGATCGCCACCAAGGACGAACGGATCGAGCAGATCGAGGCTGAACTCAAGGAAAGCGAAAGCATACAGAAAGCAATCTATAGTCTTATGAACAAGAAGAAATGA
- the LOC128740925 gene encoding fatty acid synthase-like: MATAGLGSVNLDECVVISGISGRFPQSDNLHEFADGLYRKVDLVDDKETRWKHTMPEVPRRTGKINNLDKFDREFFGCDRSLCNTMDSQLRMLLEHTYEAIVDAGVNPETLRGSRTGVFTGVCFSETEARMFFQTCPPKGLALTGCAKSQLANRISYMYDFRGPSFIVDTACSSSMYALDVARRSILSGECDAAIVAGSNLCMHPYISYQFALLGVLAKDGVCRPFDVDACGYTRSEVVCAAFLQKTKDANRIYAHILHSKTNCDGFKSEGITYPSGVMQKQLLDEFYQELSIDPASIGYVEAHSTGTVVGDPEECDAIDKIFCTNRTRPLLVGSVKSNIGHSEASAGLASIAKCVIALENKLIPPNIHLSTPRTDVPSLSTGRLQVVRDPQPLDGPLIAINSFGFGGANAHTVVRSNSKEKLNYGIPEDDLPRLVVWSGRTLEAVDVMLQYITERPLDGEFIALLHNIQSKAIPEHRYRGFGIIRKRGTDLASYEITRISRVKLDSSPLVVVFPGVNVRWREDLLAFSQFPLVQATVDKCKAVLETFGYDLFQRPTKTLDLQQLIVGSTVLQIAYVDLMTAIGVQFSSYGGHSVGQFTCAYLDKCLTLDQAVSLAHSHGAIFAEYNTEINYNAFLELGAKRPAPPLSFDAFIHDQIHSRFGVVGGPLNPTCAVVDQLKARGYVAEHLPFISFLYAKDYADEISEKLKKALWNIVKQPMTPSQRWLTARGSSTFAFTLPHDSITIVSLLEKIPERCQLLEAFAKQSMQPILRSLKRKSACIPIEQEMDDFVTRFLSILGHIYLSKQDLAWLRLYPEVKFPVGRSTPMIAPLIRWDHRDSWCVVRYDWSSVRASNVMHYKVSLSDQDFVYAAGHCIDGRILFPATGYLGLIWDLLTYLGQREITDCPVQFDEVKFLRATPVAKRQATELTVMLQEATGRFEIMDGDVAVVTGFARQLPDKHQDFSTKEAPSSATVLKTRDFYKELRLRGYHYSDLFKSILEARSDGSAAKIQWKGNWLTFMDCMLQVAIIAADTRTLMVPTAIESITLYPKFHLSTMLRNEEEQDYFVATICTKTNVVTSGGIRISGLRANVVGRRNPPGVSVLETYRFVPYVLTEKISTLEAVRIIVQLSIENAPSLSVHATEVFKEGRDSLLTLFAEAMADLPLIQPTLSLLSPVETEIPNVTVKNEKLINQTNQQFLIIHNILDDPELLRHALASLSLTGYLVIWDNIQPINVPAQLNQIASFVTDDDRTILLLQPKSNIGKEAPAVIRVQSQDKAFDWLQELKSAIKVRSVLLYAQNDPTSGILGLVNCINKEPKSNNIRCVFIDDPKAPTFALSDPFYKHQLSLDLAINVYRNGCWGSYRHALIDQSRITESVGNHCYADCLTRGDLSSLSWFTGAMNICPLKGELIRVVYSALNFRDVMLATGRLSADAFQVDRLEQECLLGNEYSGVSVRGRRVMGVLPSGAMSTLVECDPMMTWTIPDHWSLEDAATVPVVYGTVYTALFICSHIRKGRSILIHAGSGGVGLAAIQVCLAYGLEVFTTVSTEEKRNFLLERYPQLEPENIGNSRDTSFEGMVKHRTNGRGVDYVLNSLADEKLQASFRCLAKNGHFLEIGKYDMANDSQLAMRLFQRGLTFTAVMLDAMFKGTDSEKQRLHDLLTADINSGVIRPLNTTVYQAVEIEKAFRYLAGGKHIGKILLQVRENETDERTVPISYAPRLYCDPACSYVIAGGLGGFGLELADWLVLRGCRKLVFSSSRGITKPYQEYRIRVWNKYGVQTLVNTADISTLEGCRELLRLAAEMGPVAAIFNLAVQLRDCLLENQTVEKFVECLAPKAVATQHLDELSRQICPKLKHFVVFSSVSCGRGNAGQCNYGMANSIMERIVEQRCADGLPGKAIQWGAIGEVGIVAEMAADRLDMEIGGTLQQRIASCLQELDRLLDNKAPIVGSMVVAEKRIGGGARNLLEAVMNIMSIRDLKSVSMESTLADIGMDSLMAVEIKQVLERDFDLVLSPQELRTLTFMKLQKLADERKLQNEAAEKGGETRVFIGIEMLLRNLGDEEFSSETVFQLPSQCTEGRPVLIIPGLEGVAGNVWRTVASGLNAPVFILQTLNTAELNGIAAIVDQVMGELEEKIFNGFNDYLIIAYSFGSFIAFEIAKRLQQKRLPGRLILIDGAPKFLTRMSVLVLGENPPDELIQKSLMAGIVSSVASNLQAESLQSILEVPTFQGQIEKMIEIGKDSSIYSPEYTRKMTTLLFNRLKMVYTMNWEQEEEEKLNVPIVLIRASLASTVDIEEDYGLESCTTEPVTLKAVEGSHMTMLENQTLVEIINSEIDELQ, from the exons ATGGCTACCGCTGGTTTGGGGTCTGTGAATCTGGATGAGTGTGTAGTGATTTCGGGAATATCCGGTCGTTTCCCGCAGTCGGacaatttgcatgaatttgcgGACGGTCTCTACCGGAAGGTGGATCTAGTGGATGATAAGGAAACACGCTGGAAACATACCATGCCGGAGGTACCCCGGCGTACGGGGAAGATCAACAATTTGGATAAATTCGATCGGGAGTTTTTCGGCTGTGATCGTAGCCTATGCAATACGATGGATTCTCAGCTACGTATGCTGCTTGAGCATACGTACGAAGCGATAGTAGATGCTGGCGTTAATCCGGAAACACTTCGGGGTTCGCGTACGGGTGTCTTTACCGGTGTGTGTTTTTCCGAAACGGAAGCCAGAATGTTTTTCCAGACGTGCCCTCCTAAGGGCCTCGCTTTGACGGG GTGTGCCAAATCGCAGTTGGCGAATCGAATTTCCTACATGTATGATTTTCGTGGTCCGTCGTTTATTGTGGACACCGCCTGCAGCAGTTCGATGTACGCTCTGGACGTCGCCCGTCGGAGTATTCTCAGTGGTGAATGTGATGCGGCTATTGTAGCGGGAAGTAACCTATGTATGCATCCGTATATTTCGTATCAATTCGCGCTGCTCGGAGTGCTTGCCAAGGACGGTGTGTGTCGTCCATTCGATGTGGATGCTTGCGGATATACACGTTCGGAGGTCGTGTGCGCAGCATTTCTGCAGAAAACTAAAGACGCAAATCGCATCTACGCACATATTTTACACTCCAAAACGAACTGTGATGGGTTCAAATCGGAAGGAATAACCTATCCTTCCGGCGTGATGCAGAAGCAGTTGCTAGATGAGTTCTATCAAGAACTGTCGATCGATCCAGCGAGCATAGGCTATGTGGAAGCGCATAGTACGGGAACTGTTGTGGGTGATCCGGAAGAGTGCGATGCAATTGATAAGATTTTCTGTACAAATCGCACCCGTCCATTGCTGGTAGGGTCGGTCAAATCTAATATCGGGCATTCGGAAGCTTCAGCTGGACTGGCGTCGATCGCCAAATGTGTAATCGCTTTGGAAAACAAACTGATTCCACCGAATATACACCTATCGACACCCCGCACGGATGTACCATCGTTATCGACAGGGCGTCTGCAGGTGGTGCGTGATCCACAGCCTTTGGACGGTCCGTTGATAGCGATTAACTCGTTCGGTTTCGGAGGAGCCAATGCCCACACTGTTGTGCGAAGTAATTCTAAGGAGAAACTGAATTATGGAATACCAGAAGACGATTTACCGCGTTTAGTCGTCTGGTCTGGTAGAACTCTAGAAGCTGTCGATGTTATGTTGCAATACATTACAGAACGTCCGCTAGATGGCGAGTTCATTGCGCTACTGCATAATATTCAAAGTAAAGCTATTCCCGAACACCGGTATCGTGGTTTCGGGATAATTCGTAAACGAGGAACCGACCTAGCAAGTTACGAGATTACCAGAATTTCCCGTGTAAAGTTGGATTCCTCGCCACTGGTTGTGGTATTCCCTGGAGTGAACGTACGTTGGCGAGAAGATCTGTTGGCGTTCAGTCAATTCCCACTGGTGCAAGCCACGGTCGATAAATGCAAAGCAGTATTGGAAACCTTTGGTTACGATCTCTTTCAACGACCAACAAAAACCTTGGATTTACAACAATTGATTGTGGGGTCCACGGTTCTACAAATAGCATACGTTGATTTAATGACTGCGATCGGAGTCCAGTTTAGCAGCTACGGGGGGCACTCGGTTGGTCAGTTCACTTGTGCCTACTTGGATAAATGTTTGACACTTGATCAAGCTGTAAGCTTAGCTCACAGCCATGGCGCCATCTTTGCTGAATACAACACGGAGATAAACTACAACGCCTTTCTGGAGCTGGGTGCCAAGCGACCGGCACCGCCTCTTtccttcgatgcatttattcaCGATCAGATCCATTCTAGGTTCGGCGTTGTTGGTGGTCCACTGAATCCGACTTGTGCAGTCGTCGATCAACTGAAGGCGCGAGGATACGTTGCCGAGCATCTTCCGTTTATTAGTTTCCTTTATGCTAAAGACTACGCAGATGAGATATCGGAGAAACTAAAAAAAGCCCTTTGGAACATTGTGAAGCAACCCATGACTCCGTCTCAACGATGGTTGACCGCTAGAGGATCTTCGACCTTTGCTTTCACATTGCCGCACGATTCTATAACAATCGTAAGTTTGTTGGAGAAAATTCCCGAACGCTGCCAGTTGCTAGAAGCATTCGCCAAACAATCTATGCAGCCCATTTTGCGTAGTTTGAAACGAAAATCGGCCTGTATTCCGATCGAGCAGGAAATGGATGATTTTGTGACGAGATTTCTGTCAATTCTGGGACA TATATACCTGTCGAAGCAGGATCTAGCTTGGCTCCGTTTGTATCCGGAGGTGAAATTTCCCGTTGGTCGGTCCACTCCCATGATAGCTCCGCTGATCCGGTGGGACCACCGGGACTCGTGGTGCGTTGTACGCTACGATTGGTCTAGCGTGCGCGCCTCAAACGTTATGCACTACAAGGTCTCGCTGTCCGATCAAGACTTCGTGTACGCGGCGGGTCACTGCATCGACGGGCGGATACTCTTTCCGGCGACCGGTTATCTGGGTTTGATTTGGGATTTGCTGACCTACCTGGGTCAACGGGAGATTACTGATTGTCCTGTACAGTTCGACGAGGTGAAGTTTCTGCGAGCCACTCCGGTGGCCAAGCGTCAAGCGACGGAGCTGACAGTCATGCTGCAGGAAGCTACCGGACGGTTCGAG aTCATGGATGGCGACGTCGCCGTGGTTACCGGCTTCGCCCGACAGCTGCCCGATAAACACCAGGACTTTTCAACCAAGGAAGCTCCCTCTTCGGCAACCGTCCTGAAGACACGTGATTTCTACAAGGAGTTGCGTCTCCGCGGTTACCACTACAGCGATCTGTTCAAGTCGATTCTGGAAGCTCGCAGCGATGGTTCGGCAGCGAAAATTCAATGGAAAGGAAACTGGCTGACTTTTATGGATTGCATGCTGCAGGTAGCGATTATTGCCGCCGACACGCGAACGCTGATGGTGCCGACTGCGATCGAGAGTATTACGCTTTACCCCAAGTTCCACCTTTCGACCATGTTGCGAAACGAAGAGGAACAGGACTATTTTGTTGCTACAATCTGTACCAAAACTAATGTGGTGACGAGCGGTGGAATTCGAATTTCCGGACTTCGGGCGAATGTTGTCGGTAGGCGGAATCCTCCAGGTGTTTCAGTGCTGGAAACTTACCGCTTCGTCCCCTATGTGTTGACGGAGAAAATTTCCACATTGGAAGCTGTTCGAATAATTGTTCAGCTATCGATTGAGAATGCTCCAAGCCTCTCTGTACATGCAACGGAAGTCTTCAAAGAGGGAAGGGACTCTCTACTGACCCTGTTTGCGGAAGCCATGGCTGATCTTCCACTAATTCAACCAACGCTGTCTCTACTAAGTCCGGTTGAAACGGAAATTCCTAACGTGacagtgaaaaatgaaaaactaatcaaccaaacgAATCAACAGTTCCTAATCATCCACAACATACTTGATGATCCGGAGCTTTTGCGACATGCTCTGGCTAGTTTATCCCTCACTGGATACCTCGTGATTTGGGACAACATTCAACCCATCAACGTTCCTGCCCAGCTGAATCAGATCGCCAGCTTTGTAACCGACGATGATCGCACGATTCTGCTTCTCCAACCGAAATCGAACATAGGAAAGGAAGCGCCGGCAGTTATTCGAGTACAGTCACAAGACAAGGCTTTTGATTGGCTGCAGGAGCTTAAAAGTGCCATCAAAGTTCGATCGGTCCTGCTGTATGCACAAAACGATCCAACATCCGGCATTCTAGGTTTGGTAAATTGTATCAACAAAGAGCCCAAATCGAACAACATCCGTTGTGTTTTCATCGACGACCCGAAAGCACCAACCTTCGCGCTGAGCGATCCCTTCTACAAGCACCAGCTCAGTCTAGATCTGGCGATCAATGTTTACCGTAATGGATGCTGGGGTAGCTATCGACATGCCCTCATCGATCAAAGCCGAATTACCGAGTCGGTAGGAAATCATTGCTATGCCGATTGCTTGACTCGTGGTGACTTATCGTCACTGAGCTGGTTCACCGGTGCCATGAACATCTGCCCTCTTAAGGGGGAACTGATCCGAGTGGTGTATAGTGCCCTGAATTTCCGAGATGTGATGCTTGCGACGGGTCGCCTTTCGGCTGATGCTTTTCAAGTTGACCGGCTGGAGCAGGAATGCCTGCTTGGTAACGAATACTCGGGGGTTTCCGTTCGCGGTAGGCGGGTTATGGGTGTTTTGCCCAGCGGTGCGATGTCCACCCTGGTCGAATGTGATCCCATGATGACGTGGACCATTCCTGATCACTGGAGTCTGGAGGATGCTGCAACGGTTCCGGTTGTGTATGGAACCGTCTACACGGCGCTGTTTATTTGTAGTCACATAAGGAAGGGCAGATCAATATTGATTCATGCCGGCAGTGGAGGCGTTGGACTGGCGGCTATTCAAGTCTGTTTGGCTTATGGGCTGGAGGTGTTTACGACGGTGAGTACGGAGGAAAAGCGGAACTTCCTGCTTGAGCGATATCCCCAGCTGGAGCCGGAGAATATTGGGAACTCCAGGGACACGTCTTTCGAAGGAATGGTGAAACATCGGACCAACGGTCGGGGAGTGGATTATGTGCTGAATTCGTTGGCGGATGAAAAATTGCAAGCATCCTTCAGATGCTTGGCTAAAAATGGACACTTTCTGGAAATCGGGAAATACGACATGGCAAATGATTCCCAACTTGCCATGCGACTTTTCCAACGAGGTTTGACATTCACTGCAGTTATGCTGGATGCCATGTTCAAAGGAACCGACTCGGAGAAACAG AGACTGCATGACCTGTTGACAGCTGACATCAACAGTGGAGTGATAAGACCGTTAAACACAACCGTCTACCAAGCGGTGGAAATCGAAAAAGCCTTCCGCTATCTGGCCGGCGGAAAACACATCGGTAAGATCCTGCTTCAAGTTCGAGAAAACGAAACCGACGAGCGGACTGTTCCGATTTCTTATGCACCAAGGCTTTACTGTGATCCGGCATGCTCGTACGTGATTGCTGGCGGTTTGGGAGGCTTCGGTCTTGAGCTTGCCGATTGGTTGGTACTTCGTGGCTGTCGTAAGCTAGTGTTCAGCTCTAGTCGTGGCATAACGAAACCCTACCAGGAGTACAGAATTCG AGTGTGGAACAAGTATGGAGTACAAACCCTTGTCAATACTGCCGACATCAGCACGTTGGAGGGTTGTCGGGAGTTACTTCGGCTAGCAGCCGAAATGGGTCCGGTGGCGGCCATATTCAATCTGGCCGTCCAGCTGCGTGATTGTCTGTTGGAAAACCAAACGGTGGAGAAGTTTGTCGAATGTTTAGCCCCGAAAGCAGTCGCTACGCAGCACTTGGACGAACTGAGCCGTCAAATCTGTCCAAAGTTGAAGCACTTTGTGGTCTTTTCGAGCGTTTCCTGTGGACGAGGTAATGCGGGTCAGTGTAACTACGGGATGGCGAATTCCATCATGGAACGAATAGTGGAGCAACGGTGTGCCGATGGGCTGCCCGGTAAGGCTATTCAGTGGGGTGCCATTGGAGAGGTTGGAATCGTTGCCGAAATGGCGGCGGATAGACTGGATATGGAAATTGGAGGAACCCTGCAGCAACGGATAGCCTCTTGCCTGCAGGAGCTGGATCGATTGTTGGACAACAAAGCGCCCATTGTGGGCAGTATGGTAGTGGCGGAGAAAAGAATCGGTGGAGGTGCACGAAATCTGCTCGAAGCCGTCATGAATATTATGAGTATTCGAGACTTAAAATCTGTCTCCATGGAAAGTACGTTGGCTGATATTGGAATGGATTCACTGATGGCCGTGGAAATCAAACAAGTCTTGGAGAGAGACTTCGACCTGGTTCTGTCGCCTCAAGAGTTGCGCACTTTGACGTTTATGAAGCTGCAAAAACTGGCTGATGAAAGAAAGCTACAAAACGAAGCTGCCGAAAAGGGTGGTGAAACCAGAGTGTTCATCGGTATTGAGATGCTGCTTAGAAATCTGGGCGATGAAGAGTTCAGTTCGGAAACTGTGTTCCAGTTACCTTCCCAATGCACGGAAGGACGACCAGTTTTGATTATCCCGGGACTGGAAGGAGTTGCCGGAAATGTTTGGCGCACGGTTGCATCCGGGTTGAATGCTCCGGTATTCATTTTGCAGACGCTCAATACAGCTGAGTTAAACGGCATCGCGGCAATTGTTGACCAAGTTATGGGAGAACTTGAAGAGAAAATTTTCAATGGATTCAACGACTATCTGATCATAGCTTATTCATTTGGATCGTTTATTGCATTCGAAATTGCCAAACGATTGCAACAGAAACGGCTTCCTGGTAGATTGATACTGATTGACGGTGCGCCAAAGTTCCTAACGAGGATGTCGGTGTTGGTACTAGGGGAAAATCCTCCGGATGAGCTGATCCAAAAGAGCCTAATGGCGGGCATAGTTAGCAGCGTTGCTTCGAATCTACAAGCGGAAAGTTTGCAATCCATCTTGGAAGTTCCAACCTTTCAGGGGCAGATCGAGAAAATGATTGAAATTGGAAAAGATTCCTCCATTTATTCACCCGAATACACTCGCAAAATGACAACACTACTGTTCAACCGCCTCAAGATGGTGTACACAATGAATTGGGAGCAAGAGGAGGAGGAAAAACTGAATGTACCGATTGTTTTGATACGTGCCTCGTTGGCTTCAACGGTGGATATCGAGGAAGACTACGGACTGGAAAGTTGCACAACCGAGCCGGTCACGCTGAAGGCAGTCGAAGGGAGTCACATGACGATGCTGGAGAATCAGACCCTAGTGGAGATCATAAACAGCGAAATTGACGAATTACAATAG